The Calothrix sp. PCC 7507 DNA segment TCAGAAAATTCATGATTCTTTGAAAAATCAAGGGTTGCATCCTTTTTATCAACCACTTGCGATCAAACTAAATAAAGTAAATCGTCATTTAAGTACTTGTATTCGTTGCAATACTTGTGATGGTTTTCCCTGTTTGCTCGATGGTAAAGCTGATGCAGATATTAACTGTGTACGTCCAGCCGTAACACATACTAATATCACATTAATAACTCAAGCAAAAGTCATCCGCTTACACACTAGCTCATCTGGTCGAGAAGTAACTAGTGTCGAAGCACAAATACAAGGAGAGTCTCAGATATTCTCTGGGGATATTGTGGTGTTGGCTTGTGGTGCAGTTAACTCGGCATTATTGTTGCTTCAATCTGCTAATGAACATCACCCAAATGGATTAGCTAATAGTTCTGGTTTGGTGGGACGAAATTACATGGCACATAACTTTGCTGTAGTCATGACTTTGAATTCCCGGCTAAAGAATATGGTTTTTCCAAAAACATTAGCTGTTACTGATTTTTATTGGGGAAATCAAGATTTTCCTTATCCAATGGGTAGCGTGCAATTACTCGGTAGTGCTAATAAAGACAAAATACTTGCCTATGGTCCACCTTTAATGCCTAATTTTATCGCTGAGTCCTTAGCTAATCATTCTCTATCTTGGCTAGTAATGACAGAAGATTTACCAAGCTTAAATAATAGAATTTTGATGAAAAATGGGAAAATCACTCTTGAATATACTCAGAATAACCAGATAGCATTGAATAAATTGGTTAAGCAATGGATTGAAGTTTTACAATCAATACCTGTATTTAAATCACTTGGATCTTTACATATTCCTCAAAAAATGGGGTTGAGAGAAGTTGCACATCAATGTGGTACTTGTCGTTTCGGAGAAAATCCCAGTACTTCAGTTTTAGATATTAATTGTCGGACTCATGATGTTGACAATCTTTATGTTGTTGATGGTAGTTTTTTCCCTTCTAGCAGTGCTTTAAACCCATCATTAACTATTATTGCCAATGCTCTACGGGTGGGAAATCATTTACTTACAAGAATGACATGGGGCGCATCCAGAGGCTTGGCAAGTACAGAAAATAGTACATCCACAATGGCGAAAGCTTTGTGATACTAAGGTGATTTCTAGAAATAATTTTACCAATCGGAGAACAAACAACCGTTTGCCCCTACGGTTCATTCACAATTTCCTGGTACATTCTATTCTGGAAATC contains these protein-coding regions:
- a CDS encoding GMC oxidoreductase, with product MTANHYDFIIIGTGAGGGTLAYKLASSGKRILVLERGSFLPKEKANWDTKEVSKKERYRTAEIWYDKQGKAFNPLAHYYVGGNTKFYGGALFRFRERDFETVIHQDGISPEWPLKYQDFAPYYDQAEKLYDVHGERGLDPTEPQANKEYPFPALIHEPYVQKIHDSLKNQGLHPFYQPLAIKLNKVNRHLSTCIRCNTCDGFPCLLDGKADADINCVRPAVTHTNITLITQAKVIRLHTSSSGREVTSVEAQIQGESQIFSGDIVVLACGAVNSALLLLQSANEHHPNGLANSSGLVGRNYMAHNFAVVMTLNSRLKNMVFPKTLAVTDFYWGNQDFPYPMGSVQLLGSANKDKILAYGPPLMPNFIAESLANHSLSWLVMTEDLPSLNNRILMKNGKITLEYTQNNQIALNKLVKQWIEVLQSIPVFKSLGSLHIPQKMGLREVAHQCGTCRFGENPSTSVLDINCRTHDVDNLYVVDGSFFPSSSALNPSLTIIANALRVGNHLLTRMTWGASRGLASTENSTSTMAKAL